The Scyliorhinus canicula chromosome 20, sScyCan1.1, whole genome shotgun sequence genome has a window encoding:
- the LOC119955271 gene encoding dual specificity protein phosphatase 6-like produces the protein MLERFPCAPFDSEMAICKATGWLHDQLERGTERLLLVDCRARELYDSSHIEAAINVAIPGLMLRRLRKGNFPVRSLISNNEDKERFARRCKTDIILLYDESTVEWNENLNATSVLGLLLRKLKDEGCKVFCLEGGFSKFQAEYPTHCETNLDSSCGSSSPTLPVLGLGGLRISSDSSSDIESEPDRDAPNSATECDSSPLSNNHQPSFPVEILPHLYLGCARDATNLDVLEEHGIKYILNVTPNLPNLFENAGQFKYKQIPISDHWSQNLSQFFPEAIAFIDEARNQSCGVLVHCLAGISRSVTVTVAYLMQKLNLSMNDAYDIVKMKKSNISPNFNFMGQLLDFERTLGLSSPCDNRLPSQPLYFTTTPTNQNVFQLDPLQST, from the exons ATGTTAGAGAGATTTCCCTGTGCCCCGTTTGACTCGGAAATGGCGATCTGCAAGGCGACGGGCTGGCTGCATGACCAGCTGGAGCGGGGCACCGAGCGGCTGCTGCTGGTGGACTGCCGAGCCAGGGAGCTGTACGACTCGTCGCACATCGAGGCGGCCATCAACGTGGCCATCCCCGGCTTGATGCTCCGGCGCCTGAGGAAGGGCAACTTCCCCGTCAGGTCGCTCATCTCCAACAACGAGGACAAGGAAAGGTTCGCCCGGCGCTGCAAGACCGATATCATCCTGCTGTACGACGAGAGCACGGTGGAGTGGAACGAGAACCTGAACGCCACCTCGGTGCTGGGCTTGTTGTTGAGAAAGTTAAAGGACGAAGGCTGCAAAGTGTTCTGCCTGGAAG gCGGATTCAGCAAGTTCCAGGCGGAATACCCAACACACTGCGAGACCAACCTGGACAGCTCCTGCGGCAGCTCCTCGCCCACCCTGCCGGTGCTGGGGCTCGGGGGGCTGCGGATCAGCTCCGACTCGTCTTCTGACATCGAGTCGGAGCCGGACCGAGACGCCCCCAACAGCGCGACCGAGTGTGACAGCAGCCCGCTGTCCAACAACCACCAGCCCTCCTTCCCCGTCGAGATCCTGCCGCACCTGTACCTGGGCTGCGCCAGGGACGCCACCAACCTGGACGTGCTGGAGGAGCACGGCATCAAATACATCCTGAACGTCACCCCTAACCTGCCCAACCTGTTTGAGAACGCCGGCCAGTTCAAATACAAGCAAATTCCCATCTCCGATCACTGGAGTCAAAACCTCTCCCAGTTCTTTCCTGAAGCGATCGCATTCATAG ATGAAGCCCGTAACCAGAGCTGTGGCGTGTTGGTGCACTGTTTGGCTGGGATCAGCCGCTCGGTTACGGTGACCGTGGCCTATCTGATGCAGAAGCTGAACCTCTCCATGAACGACGCCTACGACATTGTGAAGATGAAGAAGTCCAATATCTCTCCCAACTTCAACTTCATGGGGCAGCTGCTGGACTTTGAGCGGACCCTGGGCCTCAGCAGCCCCTGCGACAACCGGCTGCCCTCGCAACCCCTCTActtcaccaccactcccaccaatcAAAACGTCTTCCAGCTCGACCCACTCCAATCCACTTGA